In Ignavibacteriales bacterium, the sequence ATAGTTTTAACCTGATAAAATATACTTCTGATTTACCAAGATTACAATGAGATTTTCCAAATGAGATGAACGGGACTTGGAACCAAAAACATTTCATGATCGTTCATAGGATATCACAACCAATTAAATAGGAGACTATATGATCAGCAAATCTTTACAAGACGCTCTTAATGAGCAAATTAACTTCGAACTATTTTCTGCATATCTGTACCTTTCCATGTCGGCACATTTCGAATCACAGAATCTCTCCGGCTTCGCGAATTGGATGCGTGTGCAATACCAAGAGGAAACCGGGCATGCGATGAAATTTTATAAGTATGTGTTTGACCGCAACGGCGTCGTCACGCTGAAAGCTCTTGCACAGCCAGCGACAAAATTTAAAACACCTGTAGAGGTTTTTAAACAAGTTCTTGAGCATGAACAAAAAGTCACATCGCTCATCAACAAGCTGTACGAATTAGCGGTGAAGGAAAAAGATTACGCTGCGCAGAGTTTTCTACAATGGTTCATCAATGAACAAGTGGAAGAAGAAAAGAACGCAGCCGACATTATTAATATGTTAGAGATGATCGGCGATTCGTCTGTAAGCTTGATAATGGCTGACCGCCAACTTGGCGCAAGGAAATGATGATCGACTAAAAAATTGTACCATCTGTCTTTATTGTAGCATTGGCAGACACTGGATTTCTTTCCAATAAAAAAGCCGCTTTGTCGAATGACGGAGCGGCTTTTTGGTTACCTTCGGAATGTATTAAAAAGGGAA encodes:
- a CDS encoding ferritin; the protein is MISKSLQDALNEQINFELFSAYLYLSMSAHFESQNLSGFANWMRVQYQEETGHAMKFYKYVFDRNGVVTLKALAQPATKFKTPVEVFKQVLEHEQKVTSLINKLYELAVKEKDYAAQSFLQWFINEQVEEEKNAADIINMLEMIGDSSVSLIMADRQLGARK